CGGCGTTCTTGAGGCCTGTGGGCGCGAGCACGCCCTGGACGTGGCGCACCTGGCGCGGTGGGCGGCGCCTGCATTGGGGATTGATCCTGAAGTGGCGTACGTGGCTGGGCTGCTGCACGACGTGGGGAAGATCAGTGTGCCGGTGGACATCCTGGGGGCGGAGCGGGCCCTGTCGGCGTCGGAGTGGACGCTGGTGCGGGCGCATCCGGTGGAGGGGGAGGGTCTGATCCGGAAGTGGTGGCCGGACGCGCCGCTGGCAGTCCTGCATGCGGTGCGGCATCACCATGAGCGCCTGGATGGCCAGGGGTACCCGGACCAGCTGCGTTCGCTGCCGGACTTGACAGCGCTCATTGCAGCGGCAGACGTGTATGTGGCGCTGCGCGAGGCGCGGCCGTACCGGGTGTCGAGGAGTGTGCAGGAGAGCGCTGAAATCCTGCGGGGCGAGCCTCTGCCCGCGCACGTGATTTCGGCGGTGTTGGATGCAGTTGTGCCGTGCTCAGCGTCGCGTGTGGTGTGATCGATCCAGGGGCATGATGCCGTCACACAGGAGGTGCAGCCACTGTGCGAGGAAGTACCCGATGACGGCGATGGTCATGTGATTCCAGCTGGGGAGCGTAGGGGTGATTTGCAAGTGCTGCGCGCCCCACACCAGCGGGGCCGCCCAGAGGGCGAGGTACGCGAGGCGGATCGTGGGCCCAGCCAGGTAGGTGTGGCTCATGCCGCGGTGGCGACTGAGGGCGGCGTAGGGTGCCCAGATGAAGCGCATCTTGCCCCAGC
The Deinococcus sp. JMULE3 genome window above contains:
- a CDS encoding HD-GYP domain-containing protein, with product MHDITLWPSVGGVLEACGREHALDVAHLARWAAPALGIDPEVAYVAGLLHDVGKISVPVDILGAERALSASEWTLVRAHPVEGEGLIRKWWPDAPLAVLHAVRHHHERLDGQGYPDQLRSLPDLTALIAAADVYVALREARPYRVSRSVQESAEILRGEPLPAHVISAVLDAVVPCSASRVV
- a CDS encoding DUF2227 family putative metal-binding protein codes for the protein MHGYQHTTVNLTATSITCGALILAGYAETALALGAGLAFGTLLVTPDLDLHRNDARRRWGKMRFIWAPYAALSRHRGMSHTYLAGPTIRLAYLALWAAPLVWGAQHLQITPTLPSWNHMTIAVIGYFLAQWLHLLCDGIMPLDRSHHTRR